Genomic segment of Methanoculleus horonobensis:
GACGGATATGACCAACTACTGCGAGGCGCTCCGTCAGATCGGCGCGGCCCGTGAGGAAGTGCCCGGCCGGCGTGGTTACCCCGGCTACATGTACACCGACCTTGCGAGCATCTACGAGCGTGCGGGTATCATCAAGGGTGTCAAGGGTTCTGTGACCCAGATCCCGATCCTGACGATGCCCGGCGACGATATCACCCACCCGATCCCGGACCTGACCGGTTACATCACCGAAGGACAGATCGTGGTCAACCGTGATCTGCACCGGAAGGGTATCTACCCGCCGATCAACGTGCTGCCGTCGCTTTCCCGTCTGATGAACCTCGGTATCGGCGAGGGGCACACCCGCGAGGACCACAAGAAGGTCTCCGACCAGCTCTACGCGGCATACGCGGAGGGTAATGATCTCCGTGGCCTGGTCGCCATCGTCGGCAAGGACGCGCTCTCGGAGCGCGACCGGATGTTCCTCGAGTTCGCCGACCTCTTCGAGGACCGGTTCGTCAGGCAGGGCCTGTATGAAGACCGGTCGATCGAGGAGACGCTCGACCTCGGCTGGGAACTCCTCTCGACGCTGCCCGAAGAGCAGCTCGTCCGTATCGACCGCGAACTGATCCAGAAGTACCACCCGAAGTACCGGAAGAAGGCACAGGGGTAAACGTCCATGGCGCTACGAGATATCAAGCCGACCCGATCCGAGCTGATCAACGTCAAGCGACGGATCAAGCTCTCGGAGCGCGGCTATAACATCCTCAAGATGAAGCGCGATGGGCTGATCCTGGAGTTCTTCAAGGTGCTGCAGCAGGCGAAAGACAGCCGTGGCGCCCTTCTGGAGCGCTACGAGCACGCAATGGAGATGATCGCCCTCGCGGAGACCGTCGAGGGCGCGATCGGGGTGAAGGCCGCCGCCTTCTCGACGGCGGACGCCCCCGCCATCTCCCTCAAAAGCAAGAACATCATGGGCGTCGTCGTCCCGGAGATAGAGGCGTCTTCCGTCCGGAAGGGCGTGCTCGACCGCGGCTACGGGATGCTCGGCACCTCCGCCGTCATCGACGAGACTGCTGAAGCGTTCGAGGATCTGCTCGAGGCTATCATCGAGGCCGCCGAGATCGAGACGACCATGAAGCGGCTGCTCGACGAGATCGAGAGCACCAAGCGGCGCGTGAACGCGCTCGAGTTCAAGGTGATCCCGGAGCTCTCCGAAGCCAGAGATTTCATCAAGATGCGGCTCGATGAGATGGAGCGCGAGGAGCTCTTCCGCCTGAAAAAGATTAAGGCACGGAGCGCCTGAAGAGAGAGACTGGTGATACCCGGTGGAGATCGGTACGCTCGCAGATACTGGGAAGTTGACGGGAACGGTGATGCTGCGGGTTGATTTCAACTCGCCCATCGATCCCTCCTCAAACCAGATCTTAGACGACAAAAGGTTTCGGGAACACCTGCCGACGGTGCAGGCACTTGAGGACGCACGGCTCGTCGTCCTCACGCACCAGAGCAGGCCCGGCAAGAAGGATTTCACGACGCTTGAGGCGCATGCGGCGAAACTGGAGCGGCTGCTCGGCCGCCCGGTGACGTACGTGGAGGACATCTTCGGGCGGTGCGCCCGGGATGCCATCCGGAGCGCGAAGCGCGGCGACGTCCTGATGCTCGAGAACCTCCGGTTCGCCGCCGAGGAGAACCTGACCCTGAAGCCCGATGAGGCGAAGAAGACTCTTCTCGTCCGGCGGCTGGCGTCGATGGCCGACGTGTACGTCAACGATGCGTTCGGAACGGCACACAGGTCGCAGCCATCGATCGTGGGGCTGCCGCTCGTGCTGCCGTCGGTGGCCGGCCTCCTGATGGAGAAGGAGGTCGCGAACCTCTCCCGGGTCTTCACCGGGGCCCCGCGCCCCGTCACCTTCGTCCTTGGGGGGACGAAGGTGGACGACTCGATCGCGGTCGCAGAGAACGTCCTCGCGCGAGGGACGGCCGATCGGGTGATCGTCGTCGGCGTGGTGGGCAACGTCTTCTTGCTTGCGGCGGGACACGATATCGGGCGCCCGTCGGCCCGGCTGATCGACGACCTCGGCTACCGGGCTGAGATCGATAAGGCGAAAGCCCTCCTGGAGTCCTACGCCGACCGGCTCTCTCTGCCGCACTCGGTCGCCGTGCGCGAAGACGGCGAACGGGTCGATTACCCTCTTGACGCCGTCCCGGAGGACGCCCAGGTGCTCGACATCGGGAGCGACTCAATCCGGAGCCTCACGGGGACGATCACGGAATCGGGAACGGTCGTGGTGAACGGGCCGGCGGGACTCTTCGAGGAGGAGCAGTTCGCCGTCGGCACCTTCGAGCTCCTGAGGGCGGCGTCCACCGTGGAGTTCTCGGTGGTGGGCGGCGGACATTCCGGCGCGGCCATCGAGCGGCTCGGTCTCGAGAGCGAGTTTACGCACATCTCTACCGGCGGAGGGGCGGCAATCGAGTTCCTGACCGGGAAGAAGATGCCCGCCATCGAAGCGCTGGAGATGTCCCGCAAGATCTTCGGCTGAGGGGTATAGCGCCCCTCCCTTTTCTCTCGATTTCCTCTCCTCTTCCGTTGCGCAGTCACGTGAGGGTGTAGTACCCCCTTATCGGCGGGTCGGGTGAAGTTGCGGATGCTGGGCTGCACGGTGAGCGTTTGCGGTATAATAACGCGAATTAAGCCGTGTACCATCCGCCTGACGATAAAAGTGAGGTGATGTTGACCTTATAGAATGAGGTGGGGGGCCACACCCGAAAGCCTTGCAGCCCGGCGTAATCTCGCTTGTGGTTGCTGAACGCTGGTTCAGGGGCACCCGTGCCCCCGAACCGAACCCTTGGCATCGTTGGCGGTGTAGTTGGTTGTGCAGTTGGTTGTGGTGATTGCTGATGGAATTGAATGATTGGTGAATGCTGGGTGTGGTACTTCCCCGCACCAGTATCTATTCTGGCCGATATATATTATTTTCCAATAAATATCTAAACGAATATATGTGCCAAAATAATAATCAGGGTTGCTATAATTCACCGTTAACCGAAATGCCTGCAAGTATTTCAGGAACGTTTTGCGGGAGGGTTTATATACCCGGTCCCCGCGTCGGATCACTCACGAAGGAGGGCAACCCGGGAGCCGACCGGGATGCCGATATCCGCGCCAATCGGGCCACATTTCACCGACATCAGGTAGGCGACGGGGGGAAGGTCGCGGCCGTCGGAGAGCGACTCGTAGTTCGCCATGCCCTTCGCGAGGACGAGCGTCGCGCGGTCAAGTGCATCGGCGAGCGCCGGCGGAGCGAGCTCGCGGTTGAGCCCGAGTTCGGCGATGCCGTCCGTGGTGGGGGTGAGCAGGTCGACCCGGCGGTCGAGACCGAGCGCCGCGGCATCCTCCATCGTCGCGTCGTTTAAGATCGGGGCTCCCCGGACGGCGAACGTGACGTGGGAACCATTCTTCTTGAGATGGTCGGCGAAGAGCGCGTCGAAGACGATCTCGCCGCAGTTGTCGGCGAGGTAGACCACCCGGGAGGTGAGCCTCTCGATCGCGGTGGTGTCGTCGACGGTCAGCCCCGCCGCAAACTCCCGCCGGAAGAACTCGACGAAGTTGTCGGTGACGGTATGCGCCTGTGAACCGTAATCCAGCGTGTTGCCGATGACGGATGCCAGCGCAAGGTCGTGGAACGTAGATAGATCGCCGCGCACCGTCCGGCAGACGATCGCCGCGTCGGCGTTGTTGTCCCTCTTCAACGACCGGTAGGGGTCGGGATCACCGATCATCCGGTAGGCGAGCCGGTGTACCCGGCTCGCGATGACGGGTGCGGGCACCGGATCGGCAGCGATGCGGCTGAGAAGGTCCCGGCACGCATCGACGATCTCGGAGACGCGCAGGGAATCGTCGATGCAGAGCCGGCTCTCGTATTCAACCCGGCTGAGCAGGCAATTCGTGCAGTCTGCAGTCAACCTCATGCTACGAATAATTCTGTCCGGGACAGAGAAAAAATGGTCTGATGGGGCCACTGCGATTTGAACGCAGGTCAGAAGACCCCCAGTCTCCTAGGATGGCCAGGCTACCCTATGGCCCCTTCCCTACTATATATGCTCGAATTACACATATATCTTCGCTTTGGAGGGGAGAGGATAGACCTTCTACCCGCGGACTTTCTTATACTCCTCAACGCTTCGTGTCAGTTGTTCCAGTTCACTGCCGGTGATCTCCATTCTACCACTCAGTGCTTCGACTTCTTTGAGAAGCTGCTGGATGCGCACGTACATCACGTACATGATAAACAGCAGGCAGACGATGGTTACCGAGAGCAGGACTATCATGATTGCGTTAATATCCATAGTTATCATGGTTCCCTCCTGAATAGTGCGCGGGCAAACCGCTCAACAAATCCTTCCTGCACCTTGTGCGGCTCCGCCTCAACGGGGATACCCGCCAGTTTGGCTGCAATTCTTCTGAACGCTTTCGATGATTCGGAACCCGGCGCTCCGACGACGACCGGTGTCTTTGCCGCTGCTGCCCTTCGTACGTTTGCGTCTTCGGGCACCGTATCGATGATCGATACGTCGAGGGTCTTCTCGATCTTTCTCCGGCTCATCTCGGTCTCTTCCAGTATCGCCCGGTTGAGAATAGCTCCCCCGATGGTGCCGCCGACCGTCTCCGTCAGGATCTTGATCTTCAGAGCATCCACGATCGAAGAGATCTCGGGGTTCACGACCAGCAGAACCTCATCTGCTACCGTGAGCGGTATGACCCCATCCGTTCCGATACCGGCGGGTGCATCGAGAAGCAGAAATTCACAACGGTCAGTGAGATCACACATCACGTCCGTGAGCCGTTCTGGATTCGCGTTCTGGAACCCCTGGAGCGAGAGACCACAGGGTACTACCTTGAGGCCGTACGGCCCCTCGTACATTGCATCCCTGATTGACGCTGTCCCTGCCAGAACCTCGTGGAGCGTGATCGGGGTCTCTGCAAGCCCAAGTACCAGTCCGAGGTTGGCCATCCCGACATCCGTGTCAACGATACACGTCTCTCTGCCATGCTGGGCCAATGCTGTTCCCAGGTTTGCGGTGACGGTCGTCTTCCCGGTGCCGCCTTTCCCGGAGGCGATAGTGTAGGCTTTAATCATCCAAAACCGTCTCAAGGATAGATCGTAGTTTTCAAACATAAACTTATTTATTTGCCCCTCTCGCTTGAAGGACATAAATACAGTTTTCGAAGGTGGAGATACTTCTTATTGGGTGAGCCGAACTGGAAACAGTCTTGAATGCCTTCGCGACCTGGTTTCACGGTTATGCCGCGGGGCCGGTCGAGTTGCGGGAAGAGAGATATTTCACTTCAAGGGCGGTGATCCCTGGTTTACATGGTAAAAGCGAGTTAGTAGAGCGATTTGGTGCAATGTAGATTCGATATTCATATATGATGCGACGAAGATATCTCACTGAGATATCTTGGGGTTAGTATGATGAGCCGTCATCCCTTTATGGAAGAGAGTGCCCGGAAGTACATCGATGAGATTCAGTCGGTTGTCGGTGTTACCGCGTGCGCTCTCGTATCCAGTGAGGGCAGAATTTTAGGTAAACACTTCCCGGAAGGCGACATTACATCGTCGCTTTTCGCAGCAATGTGTGCAACTGTCCTCGCGTCGGCGGAGGCGGCTTGCGGCAGCGTCGATGTAGAGCGGCCGACCCTGGTCACCGTTGCCTCAGCCGACGCTACAGTCCTCATCGTGAGTGTCGGGGAAGCCACCCTGATCACGGCGGTGATTGATAGGTCGGCGGATCTCCCAGCAGTACAGAGACAGTTATTGGATATAGCAGCCAGGATCGGAGAGGAGGAGGCATGATGTATACGATATTAGTTGTTGACGACAGCCCCATGATCGTCGATGTTTTTGTTACCATGCTGGAGCGTGGTGGCTATCGGCCGATAACCGCCTTCAGTGGCGAGGAGTGTCTTGAGACCCTGAAGGCGACCCCTCCGGACCTGGTTCTTCTCGACATCATGATGGAGCCGATGGACGGCTGGGAGACGCTTGAGAGGATCAAGACAAACTCCGCAACGCGGGATATCCCCGTCCTCATGCTGACCGCAAAACCCCTCACGCCCGAGGAGGCGAACGAATACGGCCCCTATATCGAGGACTATATCCTCAAGCCCACCACCCATCACCAGCTCTACGAGGCCATCGAGCACGTGCTGGCACGCCGGCACTCCATCGCCACCAACATCGAGCGGGCGCGCGAAGCCGGTGTGGATCAGAAACTCGTCGACGAATATGAACGTCTCGCAAAAAGCGTCGATATCAACCGCCGCCTCTTAAAGATCCTTGAGACCACCTACAGCATCAAGGATGCCCGGGCGGGCATGGGCGAGGACATCACGAGGGCGATCAAGAGCATGGCAGCGAGCATCAAGATTCAGGAAGAACGGTTGAATCAGGTTCGCAACCAGTTTGAGGATCTCTTCGAGGCGCGTTGATCGCCCTCAATCTCCGATTTGATAACTCTCCTCCGGAATAAAAGATGCTAAGCCCGGTCGGGGCTTCCTGCTCCTAGTAACTATCCGCGCGTTCCTGCTTCCCGATATAGACGATCGCGATTGTCAGCACGAGGATCGCCGCGAGTGTCATTCCGATATCGACGGGATCCAGTTGTTCGACTCCAAAGGTCAGCACCCGCCGCACCATTGCGGTGATGCCTGCAATCAGGATCGGCGTCACGAGCACCCTGTTGGTCCGGAAATACGCCGTCACCGTCTCCAGGATCTCGACGATGATGAGGGTCAGAAGGAGCGCGTGCAGGACCCCGAGTATGCCCTGGGTCATATTCTCGGTATGGATGAGCGCCGCTACCTGGAGGATGACGTCGTAGAACGAGAAGATCGCGAGCAGGGAGAGCGAGGCGGCGATGAGCAGGTATATGCTCAGCGTTACCCATGATATGGAGGATATGATCGTATCTGCGCGATTTTTGGTGGGAATCATGGGACACCCTCATCCGGGGGAATACGTATATAACCAGAATGTTCGAGGAGCATTAAACATTCCGATAGGTCTGCAGTGGGTTGATAATTGAAAGGTTTATATCGTTAGACTGCGAATGATATGATACGCCTTCAAGTAAGTTATTTATACTATTCTCGCATTGTAATAATGCTGGATGGCAGTACTCGCGGGGTCTATAGCTCAGTTAGGTAGAGCGCCTGGCTTTTAACCAGGTGGTCGGGGGTTCAAATCCCCTTGGGCCCGTTGCCATGGGCGATGTCTATGGGTTTTAACAAGGTGATGTATCTGATACGCAACTTTTTCGTCGGTGAGGTGTAGGTGATGGGGACTTCACTTGACGTACTCAAACACGAGATGGTTCCGGACCATCAAATTATGGGCGAGGAAGAGGTCGCCGACCTCCTTGCGACGTACCATATAACTTTAGAGCAATTGCCGAAGATCTATCACGACGATCCTGCAGTGAAGGCCATAGGGAGCGAAGTCGGGAGCGTCATCCGGATCGTTCGCGACAGTCGTACCGCAGGCAGAGCCGAAGCCTACAGGCTCGTTGTGAAGAGACCGAAGAAATAAATTCAGAGGCCGGGAGCTGATCCATCTGTTAGACAGAAGTGTTTTGTCGAGAGCATATTTTGCGCGTGAGCACGTAGCGCGCCACCAGTTAGACTCTTATAACAACTTCCTCCTGCACAACCTTCAGAAGGTCGTCGATGAACAGCGCGTCATCGAGACCGATATCGAGACCCGGGGGAAAGGGAAGGAAGCTGTATGGGTTGAACTGGGCAAGATCGAGGTGAAAAAACCTCTTGTCCGTGAGGCGGACGGATCGCAGTCCGAACTCTTCCCGAGCGAAGCGCGTCTCAGGAATCTCACCTATGCGGCACCCATTCAACTTGGGATGACGCTTGTGCAGGGCGAAGAAGCGCAGGATCCGATCGTCACCACCATCGGGCAGTTGCCGGTGATGGTGGGTTCGGCCGCCTGCAACCTCTACAACATGAGCGACCCCGAGCGGATCGAGCACGGCGAAGACCCCCTCGATCCCGGCGGCTACTTTGTCGTCAACGGCACGGAACGGGTCCTGATGACGCTCGAGGATCTCGCCTCGAACAAGATCATGACCGAGTTCACCGAGCGCTACAACGAGCGGATCTACGTGGCGAAGGTCTTCTCGCAGTACCGGGGCTACCGCGCGCTCGTGATCGTCGAGCGGAACAGGAAAAACCTGCTTGAAGTCTCGTTCCCCTCGGTCGCCGGGCATCTCCGCTTCGTCGACCTGATGCGGGCGCTGGGGCTCCAGGGCGACCACGACATCGTGGAGGCGGTCTCCACCGATGAGGAGATCCTCACCTTCATGATGCAGAACCTGGAAGAGAGCGAGTGCGACACCGTCGACGACGGTGTCATGTATGTGGGCAAGAAACTCGCCCCCAACCAGACGCGGGACTATCAGCGCAAGCGGGCGGAGTTCGTCCTTGACAACTACCTCCTTCCGCACTTAAACTACCTGATGCCGGTGGGCTTGAAAGAAGAAGACCCCGGATACCGGACGGCAGTCGAGGGTGTCCGCCTTGCAAAGGCGCACTTCCTCGGCCGCATGGCCGAGGCCTGTTTCGACCTGGTGCTTGACCGGCGCCGGATCGACGACAAGGACCACTACTCGAATAAGCGGCTGAAACTTGCCGGCGATCT
This window contains:
- a CDS encoding V-type ATP synthase subunit D, with product MALRDIKPTRSELINVKRRIKLSERGYNILKMKRDGLILEFFKVLQQAKDSRGALLERYEHAMEMIALAETVEGAIGVKAAAFSTADAPAISLKSKNIMGVVVPEIEASSVRKGVLDRGYGMLGTSAVIDETAEAFEDLLEAIIEAAEIETTMKRLLDEIESTKRRVNALEFKVIPELSEARDFIKMRLDEMEREELFRLKKIKARSA
- a CDS encoding phosphoglycerate kinase, with the protein product MEIGTLADTGKLTGTVMLRVDFNSPIDPSSNQILDDKRFREHLPTVQALEDARLVVLTHQSRPGKKDFTTLEAHAAKLERLLGRPVTYVEDIFGRCARDAIRSAKRGDVLMLENLRFAAEENLTLKPDEAKKTLLVRRLASMADVYVNDAFGTAHRSQPSIVGLPLVLPSVAGLLMEKEVANLSRVFTGAPRPVTFVLGGTKVDDSIAVAENVLARGTADRVIVVGVVGNVFLLAAGHDIGRPSARLIDDLGYRAEIDKAKALLESYADRLSLPHSVAVREDGERVDYPLDAVPEDAQVLDIGSDSIRSLTGTITESGTVVVNGPAGLFEEEQFAVGTFELLRAASTVEFSVVGGGHSGAAIERLGLESEFTHISTGGGAAIEFLTGKKMPAIEALEMSRKIFG
- a CDS encoding damage-control phosphatase ARMT1 family protein, with amino-acid sequence MRLTADCTNCLLSRVEYESRLCIDDSLRVSEIVDACRDLLSRIAADPVPAPVIASRVHRLAYRMIGDPDPYRSLKRDNNADAAIVCRTVRGDLSTFHDLALASVIGNTLDYGSQAHTVTDNFVEFFRREFAAGLTVDDTTAIERLTSRVVYLADNCGEIVFDALFADHLKKNGSHVTFAVRGAPILNDATMEDAAALGLDRRVDLLTPTTDGIAELGLNRELAPPALADALDRATLVLAKGMANYESLSDGRDLPPVAYLMSVKCGPIGADIGIPVGSRVALLRE
- the minD gene encoding cell division ATPase MinD, with protein sequence MIKAYTIASGKGGTGKTTVTANLGTALAQHGRETCIVDTDVGMANLGLVLGLAETPITLHEVLAGTASIRDAMYEGPYGLKVVPCGLSLQGFQNANPERLTDVMCDLTDRCEFLLLDAPAGIGTDGVIPLTVADEVLLVVNPEISSIVDALKIKILTETVGGTIGGAILNRAILEETEMSRRKIEKTLDVSIIDTVPEDANVRRAAAAKTPVVVGAPGSESSKAFRRIAAKLAGIPVEAEPHKVQEGFVERFARALFRREP
- a CDS encoding roadblock/LC7 domain-containing protein, whose protein sequence is MEESARKYIDEIQSVVGVTACALVSSEGRILGKHFPEGDITSSLFAAMCATVLASAEAACGSVDVERPTLVTVASADATVLIVSVGEATLITAVIDRSADLPAVQRQLLDIAARIGEEEA
- a CDS encoding response regulator, whose product is MYTILVVDDSPMIVDVFVTMLERGGYRPITAFSGEECLETLKATPPDLVLLDIMMEPMDGWETLERIKTNSATRDIPVLMLTAKPLTPEEANEYGPYIEDYILKPTTHHQLYEAIEHVLARRHSIATNIERAREAGVDQKLVDEYERLAKSVDINRRLLKILETTYSIKDARAGMGEDITRAIKSMAASIKIQEERLNQVRNQFEDLFEAR
- a CDS encoding phosphate-starvation-inducible PsiE family protein translates to MIPTKNRADTIISSISWVTLSIYLLIAASLSLLAIFSFYDVILQVAALIHTENMTQGILGVLHALLLTLIIVEILETVTAYFRTNRVLVTPILIAGITAMVRRVLTFGVEQLDPVDIGMTLAAILVLTIAIVYIGKQERADSY
- a CDS encoding DNA-directed RNA polymerase subunit H, with protein sequence MGTSLDVLKHEMVPDHQIMGEEEVADLLATYHITLEQLPKIYHDDPAVKAIGSEVGSVIRIVRDSRTAGRAEAYRLVVKRPKK
- a CDS encoding DNA-directed RNA polymerase subunit B'', with the protein product MSRAYFAREHVARHQLDSYNNFLLHNLQKVVDEQRVIETDIETRGKGKEAVWVELGKIEVKKPLVREADGSQSELFPSEARLRNLTYAAPIQLGMTLVQGEEAQDPIVTTIGQLPVMVGSAACNLYNMSDPERIEHGEDPLDPGGYFVVNGTERVLMTLEDLASNKIMTEFTERYNERIYVAKVFSQYRGYRALVIVERNRKNLLEVSFPSVAGHLRFVDLMRALGLQGDHDIVEAVSTDEEILTFMMQNLEESECDTVDDGVMYVGKKLAPNQTRDYQRKRAEFVLDNYLLPHLNYLMPVGLKEEDPGYRTAVEGVRLAKAHFLGRMAEACFDLVLDRRRIDDKDHYSNKRLKLAGDLMEDLFRISLNRLTRDVKYQLERASMRHRDLSIGTAVRADVLTERLLHPLATGNWVGGRTGVSQLLDRVDHMAVLSHLRRVISPLSRSQPHFEARDLHPTQWGRICPSETPEGPNCGLVKNFAQMVEISKGVINEEEVKNILYDMGVIALRRETT